The following is a genomic window from bacterium.
AATATCGAGCGCTTGATAGTGGATTTGAGCAAAAAGACGAATTGTGATAAGATTATAATTACCCGGGGGCATAAGGGCTCGCTTGCATATTCCGAGAAAGAAGGATTTTGCGAAATTCCGGTTTTTTCAAAAGATGTTGTTGACAGAATCGGCGCCGGGGATGCTTTTTTTTCAATCGCAGCCCCTTGCGCCTGTAATAATAGTCCCATGGATATTACGGGTTTCGTGGGTAATGCCGTAGGTGCACTTAAAGTATTAATTGTTGGCAACCGGTCTTCGGTTGAACCAATACCTTTATTTAAATATATAACTACACTTTTAAAATGAACCCTGATCTTCTTGGGAATAAAAGGGGATTAAGGGAAATGCCGGAATTTAGAAATAAGACAGGAGGAAGAGCCGGGTGGGGAAAAATCCATTAACTGCACTGGGTGATTTATTCTTAAGCATAGAAGTAACGGACCGTGAACAAAAAGTTATAAATTTTGTAAATGCTGTATCCAGCGTTTCAAAGACCATACTAAAGCGCGCCAAACAGGGAAATAAGATTATTATTATCGGAAACGGCGGGAGCGCGTCTATCGCCAGCCATATGGCTACGGATTTTCTGAAGAACATTAAAATTCCTGCTCTTGCCTTTACTGATGCAAGTCTGCTTACTTGCTTAAGCAATGATTTAGGATATGAAAATGTTTTTTCTGCACCTATAGGAATATTGGCTGATAAAGGCGATGTTCTTTTCGCCATCAGCAGTTCAGGAAAGTCGAAGAACATTCTAAATGCAGTGTCTATGGCACGTAAGAAGGGGTGTTTTATAGCCGGCTTATCGGGTTTTTCTCCGGACAATCCTTTAAGGGAAATGGGGGACATAAACTTTTATCTTCCATCTTCATCCTATGGGGATGTGGAGGTTACACACATGGCAATTTGTCATGCGGTGATAGATATTTTATACAAGGAGCAGGAAAAGCGTGGATAAATATAGAATTGACAGCCATAAATTAATGTATCATATTGACCGGGTCAGTGATTGGCTGAAAGGAAAGACGGTTTATCCAATCTATATGGAAATTTCTCCTGCCGGGTGCTGCAATCACCGCTGTATATTTTGCGGGAAGGATTTTATGAAATACCGGCGCAGGTTTTTAGATACCGGTGTTTTTAAACAAAGATTAAAGGAAATGGGCAGACTTGGAGTAAAAAGCATTATGTATGCCGGCGAGGGAGAGCCATTTTTACATAAAGATATCGCAGATATAATCGCTTTTACCAAAAAATCAGGTATCGATATTGCAATAACAACAAACGGGGTGCTTTTTAATCAGGATTTAGCTGAAAAAACTCTGGCATACATTACCTGGATTAAAGTAAGTATTAATGCCGCCAAAAAAGACACCTACGCGAAAATCCACCATACAAGACCGGAAGATTTGGATAAGGTTTTCAAAAATATGGCTTATGCCGATGAGATACGCAAAAAGAAAAAATATAACTGTACCCTTGGCATGCAAATTATCCTTTTGCCGGATAATTACAATGAAATAGAGTTATTGGCTAAAAAGGCCAGGTCTATCGGCATGGATTATCTCGTGGTGAAACCCTATTCACATCATCCCTTAAGCGAGACTAGTAAATTTAAAGATATTAAATACAGTAAATATCTTGATTTAGCTTCCAGGCTTAAGAAATACAATACAAGGGATTTTAGTGTAATATTTAGAATATATTCGATGCAGAAGTGGGATGAAGCTCGGAAAAATTATAAACATTGTCTGGCGCTTACCTTCTGGGCATATATCGATGCAGGGGGGGATGTCTGGGCATGCAGCATGTATTTAACCAAAAACAAGTTCTATCTCGGAAACATTTATGAAAATACTTTTAAAGATATATGGGAGAGCGAAAAGCGCAATGAACTTGTGCGCTGGGCATCACAGGATTTAAATACTGATAAATGCAGGGTTAATTGCAGGATGGATGAAGTGAATAGATATCTTTGGGATCTGACACATCCTTCTGAACATGTAAATTTTATTTAACCGGGCTTTCGTAAAAAAAAGTCCCCACCGCCTTGGCCGCCTATTTTGTTTCCTGATTTTTGAGTGTCCATTTTAATTCTTAAATACCCGTTAATACATCTTTCTTGACAAAAAAAACAAGCTTTGCTATAATCAAATACTAAATAATAAACCATGCAGGTGTTTGAAATTTCAAACACTTTACAAAAGTATTTAACCCATGCGGGACGTCGAATAATTGGATGTAGTGTTATCTTAATATGAAAGCTAAGCCGATTGATTTAGAAAAGAAAGCGGAGGAACTAAGGAAAGTAGTATTTAAGACTATTTGTTTAAGCGGGGGCGGCCATATCGCAGGATCGCTCTCTATTATAGAAATACTGGAAGTCCTTTATAATGGGATTTTACGTATCAGCCCTAAAGAGCCTATGGCTTCAGAGAGGGACCGTTTTATTTTGAGTAAAGGGCATGCCGGAGTTTCTTTGTATGCAATACTAGCTGATTGTGGATTTTTCCCTAAAGAAGAACTTGATAGATTCGGCAAAGCGGGCAGCATTTTAGGAGGTCATCCTGATATGCACAAAGTACCTGGGATTGAGGCTTCTACCGGTTCTTTGGGGCACGGTTTTTGTTTCGGGACAGGAATTGCCCTGGCGGGAAAATTGGATAAAAAAGATTTCAGGGTTTTTGTTCTTTTAGGTGACGGTGAATGCCAGGAAGGTTCTATTTGGGAAACGGCAATGTTCGCGCCCCAGCATAAATTGGATAACCTGGTTGCCATAATTGATTACAATAAAATCCAGGCGCTTGACAGGCTTGACAAAATTGTTTCGCTTGAACCTTTGGCAGCTAAATGGACGGCCTTTGGCTGGGAAGTTAAAGAAGTTGATGGCCATAATGTTACACAGCTGCAAGAGGTTTTAGGCTGCGTCCCTTTTGTTAAAGGAAAGCCTAGTTTAATCATTGCCCATACCATAAAGGGGAAAGGGATTTCTTTTATGGAGAATGTGGCAATTTGGCATTATCGCATGCCTAATCATGAAGAATTAAAAATCGCATGCAAAGACCTTAATCTGGAAGACCTGCAGGATGAGCCATAATGCGAAATGCTTACATATCGACTTTATATGATTTAGCAAAAGCGGATAAACGTATACTTGCCCTCGTTGCTGATAACGGAGCAATAGTTTATGATCAATTTTGCAGAGACTTTCCGGAACAGTTTTTAAATTTTGGTATTTCGGAAGCCAATATGATAAGTGTCGCGGCGGGTTTGGCTTCTTGCGGCAAAATACCTTTTGCTTATACTATATCTAATTTTATTACGATGCGTCCTTTTGAACAGGTGAGAAACGATGTGTGTTTACAGCGGATGAATGTTAAATTAGTCGGCATCGGAGCGGGATTTATTTATAGTAATTTGGGGCCTACCCATCACTCTGTTGAGGATATTGCATTGATGCGCTCTTTGCCGGAAATGATAATTTTTTCTCCCGCGGATCCTTTGGAGGCCAGAAAAGCCACCTTTGCAGCAGCCGGGCACTTCGGCCCGGTTTATATACGTCTGTCCGCAGGCGGTACCCCTGATATATATACAGAGGATTATGATTTTAGGGTTGGCTGTGCAGTTACTCTGAGAAAAGGCAGAGATGTTTCAATTGTTGCAACAGGTGGTATAATCTATGAAGTTTTAAAAGCAGTTGAAAAATTAGAAGATTTAGGTGTTTCGGTGAGGTTAATAAATATGCACACCATAAAGCCCATTGATAAAGAAACAATTCTGCGTGCCGCTTTCGAAACAAAAGCGATTCTTACTGTCGAAGAGCATACCATCTATGGTGGATTAGGCAGCGCAGTATCTGAAGTAGTCTTGGAAGAAGCTAAGATTCCTATTTGTTTTAAGCGCTTAGGTTTGAAAGGGGTTTTCCCTTCAGGATATGGTTCTTATAATGAAATGAAAGAAATTAACGGCTTGTCCAAAGAAGATATCATTAGAGAATCAAAGACACTTATTGAAGATAAAAAATCACTAAAATGAACCCTAAAAAATAGAATATATAATTCTTTAAGAGGTGCTGGGTGAAAAATCCACTAAATATCATTACGGCATTGCACAAGAAAACCAAAAGAGACTATCTGGCCAGGATGATTAATGATAAAGTCTATTGTATGAAAGTGGCGAAGGAATACGGCAGGGATTATTGGGACGGCCCAAGGCAATTTGGTTATGGCGGATATGTCTATGACGGGCGGTGGGGAAGTGTAGCCAGGAAATTAATCCAGACTTATAAACTAAAAAAGGATGCCAGAATTTTAGATGTAGGCTGCGGCAAAGGATTTTTGCTTTATGAGTTTAAAAAACTGATACCTGGACTTCAAATTTTCGGTTTTGATATCTCTAAATATGCGATTCGCAATTGCAAACCTGAAGTAAGAAAAAATTTATTTGTGCATAAGGCCCAAAATAAATATCCCTTTAACGATAAGGAATTTGACCTGGTAATTTCTGTAACCACTTTACACAATTTAGCTGTTTATGACTTAAAAAATGCCTTAAAAGAAATTGAACGCGTCGGCACGAATAAATACATAGTAGTGGAAAGCTACAGGACCGACGAAGAAT
Proteins encoded in this region:
- a CDS encoding SIS domain-containing protein codes for the protein MGKNPLTALGDLFLSIEVTDREQKVINFVNAVSSVSKTILKRAKQGNKIIIIGNGGSASIASHMATDFLKNIKIPALAFTDASLLTCLSNDLGYENVFSAPIGILADKGDVLFAISSSGKSKNILNAVSMARKKGCFIAGLSGFSPDNPLREMGDINFYLPSSSYGDVEVTHMAICHAVIDILYKEQEKRG
- a CDS encoding radical SAM protein — protein: MDKYRIDSHKLMYHIDRVSDWLKGKTVYPIYMEISPAGCCNHRCIFCGKDFMKYRRRFLDTGVFKQRLKEMGRLGVKSIMYAGEGEPFLHKDIADIIAFTKKSGIDIAITTNGVLFNQDLAEKTLAYITWIKVSINAAKKDTYAKIHHTRPEDLDKVFKNMAYADEIRKKKKYNCTLGMQIILLPDNYNEIELLAKKARSIGMDYLVVKPYSHHPLSETSKFKDIKYSKYLDLASRLKKYNTRDFSVIFRIYSMQKWDEARKNYKHCLALTFWAYIDAGGDVWACSMYLTKNKFYLGNIYENTFKDIWESEKRNELVRWASQDLNTDKCRVNCRMDEVNRYLWDLTHPSEHVNFI
- a CDS encoding transketolase, which translates into the protein MKAKPIDLEKKAEELRKVVFKTICLSGGGHIAGSLSIIEILEVLYNGILRISPKEPMASERDRFILSKGHAGVSLYAILADCGFFPKEELDRFGKAGSILGGHPDMHKVPGIEASTGSLGHGFCFGTGIALAGKLDKKDFRVFVLLGDGECQEGSIWETAMFAPQHKLDNLVAIIDYNKIQALDRLDKIVSLEPLAAKWTAFGWEVKEVDGHNVTQLQEVLGCVPFVKGKPSLIIAHTIKGKGISFMENVAIWHYRMPNHEELKIACKDLNLEDLQDEP
- a CDS encoding transketolase C-terminal domain-containing protein; amino-acid sequence: MRNAYISTLYDLAKADKRILALVADNGAIVYDQFCRDFPEQFLNFGISEANMISVAAGLASCGKIPFAYTISNFITMRPFEQVRNDVCLQRMNVKLVGIGAGFIYSNLGPTHHSVEDIALMRSLPEMIIFSPADPLEARKATFAAAGHFGPVYIRLSAGGTPDIYTEDYDFRVGCAVTLRKGRDVSIVATGGIIYEVLKAVEKLEDLGVSVRLINMHTIKPIDKETILRAAFETKAILTVEEHTIYGGLGSAVSEVVLEEAKIPICFKRLGLKGVFPSGYGSYNEMKEINGLSKEDIIRESKTLIEDKKSLK
- a CDS encoding methyltransferase domain-containing protein; protein product: MKNPLNIITALHKKTKRDYLARMINDKVYCMKVAKEYGRDYWDGPRQFGYGGYVYDGRWGSVARKLIQTYKLKKDARILDVGCGKGFLLYEFKKLIPGLQIFGFDISKYAIRNCKPEVRKNLFVHKAQNKYPFNDKEFDLVISVTTLHNLAVYDLKNALKEIERVGTNKYIVVESYRTDEELFNLQCWALTCQAFFNTKEWVWLFGEFGYTGDYEFIFFD